The Brachyhypopomus gauderio isolate BG-103 chromosome 1, BGAUD_0.2, whole genome shotgun sequence genome includes a window with the following:
- the psmc3 gene encoding 26S proteasome regulatory subunit 6A, with product MSSLNDRSVWDEVEDGIGEEVLKMSTEEVIQRTRLLDSEIKIMKSEVLRVTHELQAMKDKIKENTEKIKVNKTLPYLVSNVIELLDVDPNDQEEDGANIDLDSQRKGKCAVIKTSTRQTYFLPVIGLVDAEKLKPGDLVGVNKDSYLILETLPTEYDSRVKAMEVDERPTEQYSDIGGLDKQIQELVEAIVLPMNHKEKFENLGIQPPKGVLMYGPPGTGKTLLARACAAQTKATFLKLAGPQLVQMFIGDGAKLVRDAFALAKEKAPSIIFIDELDAIGTKRFDSEKAGDREVQRTMLELLNQLDGFQPNMQVKVIAATNRVDILDPALLRSGRLDRKIEFPMPNEEARARIMQIHSRKMNVSPDVNYEELARCTDDFNGAQCKAVCVEAGMIALRRGATELNHEDYMEGILEVQAKKKANLQYYA from the exons ATGTCGTCCCTGAATGACCGATCAGTTTGGGATGAAGTGGAG GATGGTATCGGAGAGGAGGTGCTGAAGATGTCCACGGAGGAGGTCATCCAGAGGACACGACTACTGGACAGCGAAATAAAG ATCATGAAGAGTGAGGTGCTGCGGGTCACCCATGAGCTGCAAGCTATGAAAGACAAGATTAAAGAAAACACAGAGAAAATCAAAGTGAACAAAACCCTGCCTTACCTCGTCTCCAATGTCATAGAG CTGTTGGACGTGGACCCAAATGACCAGGAGGAGGACGGAGCCAACATCGATCTGGACTCCCAGAGGAAGGGCAAGTGTGCGGTCATAAAGACGTCCACCAGGCAG ACGTATTTCCTGCCCGTAATTGGCCTGGTGGATGCTGAGAAACTGAAGCCGGGTGACCTTGTG ggCGTTAATAAGGACTCCTACTTGATTCTGGAGACGCTGCCAACGGAGTACGACTCCAGGGTGAAGGCCATGGAGGTGGATGAGCGTCCCACTGAGCAGTACAGCGACATCGGTGGCCTTGACAAACAGATCCAAGAG tTGGTGGAGGCCATTGTCCTACCCATGAACCACAAGGAGAAGTTTGAGAATCTGGGCATCCAGCCCCCTAAAGGCGTTCTGATGTATGGACCTCCAGGCACCGGGAAGACCCTGTTGGCCAGAGCCTGCGCTGCACAAACCAAG GCAACGTTCCTGAAGCTGGCTGGCCCTCAGCTGGTGCAGATGTTTATAGGAGATGGTGCAAAGCTAGTGCGCGACGCCTTCGCGCTGGCAAAGGAGAAAGCCCCTTCCATCATCTTCATTGACGAGCTGGACGCCATTGGCACCAAGCGCTTCGACAGTGAGAAGGCCGGAGACAGAGAGGTGCAGAGGACCATGCTGGAGCTGCTCAACCAGCTGGACGGCTTCCAGCCCAACATGCAAGTCAAG gtgatCGCTGCCACTAACAGGGTGGACATCCTGGATCCTGCACTGTTGCGTTCTGGACGTCTGGACCGCAAGATCGAGTTCCCCATGCCCAACGAAGAGGCCCGCGCTCGTATCATGCAGATTCATTCACGGAAGATGAACGTCAG CCCTGATGTGAACTATGAGGAGCTGGCCCGGTGCACTGATGACTTCAATGGAGCTCAGtgtaaagcagtgtgtgtggaggcg GGCATGATTGCTCTTCGTCGTGGTGCCACTGAGCTGAATCATGAAGACTATATGGAGGGTATTCTGGAGGTGCAGGCAAAGAAGAAGGCCAACCTACAGTACTATGCTTAA
- the mtch2 gene encoding mitochondrial carrier homolog 2, protein MADTCGQVILGSGLTVLSQPLMYIKVLVQVGHEPLPPTLGRNLFGRQVYQLPGLFSYAKHIIKMDGKLGLFSGLVPRLCAGTMGTVVHSQVLQKCQESKFEVMRSGQKVEEGSLEHVVNETTKEVIARSCATIVTHPFHVITLRCMVQFIGREAKYSGVFDSIVTIYREEGILGFFAGLIPRLLGDILSLWICNMLAHLINTYAIDDSMSHTGEIKNCAQAVTGFFASMLTYPFVLVSNLMAVNNCGLAGGLPPYAAIYPTWLDCWRHLSRECNMSRGNSLFFRKVPVGKTYSLGQKRFF, encoded by the exons ATGGCGGACACATGTGGTCAAGTGATCCTGGGGTCCGGGCTGACGGTGCTCTCCCAGCCTCTCATGTACATCAAGGTTTTGGTGCAG GTTGGGCACGAGCCTCTTCCCCCAACTCTCGGCAGGAATCTGTTTGGCAGACAGGTGTATCAGCTCCCAGGGCTATTTTCATATG CTAAACACATAATAAAGATGGATGGGAAGCTGGGTCTGTTCAGCGGTCTGGTGCCCAGACTCTGTGCAGGCACCATGGGCACCGTTGTTCACAGTCAAGTGCTGCAG AAATGCCAGGAAAGCAAATTTGAG gTCATGCGTAGCGGccagaaggtggaggagggctCTCTGGAACATGTAGTCAATGAG ACAACCAAGGAGGTCATAGCACGCTCCTGCGCTACAATAGTCACACATCCATTCCACG TGATCACTCTTCGGTGCATGGTCCAGTTTATTGGAAGAGAAGCCAAGTACAG TGGTGTCTTTGACTCCATTGTTACGATCTACAGGGAGGAAGGAATACTTGGATTTTTTGC TGGCCTCATCCCGCGTCTTCTCGGCGACATACTGTCTCTCTGGATTTGCAACATGCTTGCTCATCTCATCAACACGTACGCAATTGATGACTCA ATGAGTCACACAGGCGAGATTAAGAACTGCGCTCAGGCTGTGACTGGG TTTTTTGCGAGTATGCTCACGTATCCCTTTGTGTTGGTGTCCAACCTAATGGCAGTCAATAACTGTGG GTTGGCTGGGGGTCTCCCACCTTATGCTGCAATCTACCCAACCTGGCTTGACTGCTGGAGACACCTGAGCCGAGAG TGCAATATGAGCAGAGGCAACAGTTTATTCTTCCGGAAGGTTCCAGTGGGGAAGACGTATTCTCTTGGCCAGAAGCGATTCTTCTGA
- the aplnr2 gene encoding apelin receptor 2: MSELEWPITSPSPSPSALPLCDYSEWHATRVLIPAVYLLAFVTGTLGNSLVLWVYLGRHTGGGRKGSCFSSEQTQEPPPCPPRPSRSVTECLISSLALADLVFIMTLPLWAVYTALDYHWPFGSALCRVSSYLVALNMYASVFSLTGLSMERYHVIARGHSRGDVPGRAARARWVVGGVWAASCILALPALLLRTVLEVQVEAEGDWQEGEAVTTQCLCDMDYSGVVSDHLDPAAREEAEVLWSAALGLKSTLLGFLLPLTVLLLCYCSLGRLLSQHFGVGPRADQARQRRLLRVICTLVLAFVLCWLPFHANKMLSVLVELEFLPYSCDFDRWLMGAHPYAICLGYANSCLNPLLYAYCDPTFRQRCQGLVRHICRRDGCRAEQGREPLGKGTILQSGTNRETEEEELAGVQGHPNCTE, encoded by the coding sequence ATGTCTGAGTTGGAGTGGCCCAttacctccccctccccctccccctcagccCTCCCCCTGTGCGACTACAGCGAATGGCATGCCACTCGTGTGCTGATTCCAGCAGTCTACCTCCTGGCATTCGTCACAGGGACCCTCGGTAACAGCCTAGTGCTGTGGGTGTACCTGGGCAGACATACTGGAGGGGGCAGAAAGGGCAGCTGCTTCAGCTCTGAGCAGACCCAGGAAccacccccctgcccccccaGACCCTCCCGCTCCGTGACAGAGTGTCTGATCTCCAGCCTGGCCTTAGCAGACCTCGTGTTCATCATGACTCTGCCCCTGTGGGCGGTGTACACGGCGCTGGACTATCACTGGCCCTTCGGCAGTGCGCTCTGCCGGGTCAGCAGCTACCTGGTGGCACTCAACATGTACGCCAGCGTGTTCTCGCTGACCGGCCTGAGCATGGAGCGCTACCACGTGATCGCACGTGGCCACAGCAGAGGCGACGTGCCTGGTAGAGCAGCCAGGGCCCggtgggtggtggggggcgTGTGGGCAGCATCCTGCATCCTGGCACTTCCCGCACTGCTCCTACGAACTGTGctggaggtgcaggtggaggcTGAGGGTGATTGGCAGGAGGGCGAGGCTGTCACCACACAGTGCTTGTGTGACATGGATTACTCGGGCGTGGTTTCCGACCACCTGGACCCCGCGGCCCGAGAGGAGGCGGAGGTGCTGTGGTCAGCGGCACTGGGGCTGAAGTCGACTCTGCTGGGCTTCCTGCTGCCGCTCACGGTGCTGCTGCTGTGCTACTGCTCACTGGGCCGCCTCCTCTCTCAGCACTTTGGTGTGGGACCCCGGGCGGACCAGGCACGCCAGCGCAGGCTCCTTCGTGTCATCTGCACGCTCGTCCTGGCCTTCGTCCTCTGCTGGCTGCCCTTCCATGCCAACAAAATGCTCTCTGTGCTGGTGGAACTGGAGTTCTTGCCCTACTCCTGCGACTTTGACCGCTGGCTGATGGGGGCCCACCCTTATGCCATCTGTCTGGGCTACGCCAACAGCTGCCTGAACCCTCTGCTCTACGCCTACTGTGATCCGACCTTCCGCCAACGCTGCCAAGGCCTAGTTCGCCACATCTGCAGGAGAGACGGATGCAGGGCTGAGCAAGGGAGAGAGCCCCTCGGCAAAGGCACCATATTACAGTCAGGAACAAACAGGGAAACCGAAGAGGAGGAGCTAGCAGGGGTGCAGGGACACCCAAACTGTACTGAATAA